In the Desulfuromonas sp. DDH964 genome, CTGGCCGAGGGAGGCGACCTCGACCGTCTCCATCAGCGCGGCGAAGACGTTCTCTCCCTGGGCGGCCGCCTGCTGCAGGCGCTTCAGAGCCGCTGGCGCCGCCTGCCGGTGGCGCTGCTGGAAGGCGCGCAGGTCGGCGAGGCGCTGGTCCTTCTCCGCAGTGGTGGCGCGTGCCAGGGTGTCGGGAATCCGGTACCCCTCCGCATCGGCCCTGGGATTGAGGTAGGTGTTGACGCCGACGATCGGCAGCTCGCCGGTGTGCTTCTGGTGCTCGTAGAGGAGCGATTCCTCCTGGATGCGGGTGCGCTGGTACTGGGTCTCCATGGCGCCAAGGACGCCGCCGCGCTCGTTGATGCGGTCGAACTCGGCGAGGACGGCCTGTTCGACCAGATCGGTCAGCTCTTCGATGATGAAGGTTCCCTGCAGCGGGTTCTCGTTCTTCGCCAGGCCGAACTCCTTGCTGATGATCATCTGGATCGCCATCGCCCGGCGCACCGACTCTTCGGTCGGCGTGGTGATCGCCTCGTCGTAGGCGTTGGTGTGCAGTGAGTTGCAGTTGTCATAGATGGCGAGGAGCGCCTGCAGGGTGGTGCGGATGTCGTTGAAGTCCATCTCCTGGGCATGCAGCGAGCGCCCCGAGGTCTGGATGTGGTACTTGAGCATCTGGCTGCGCGGGTTGGCGCCGTACTTGTCGCGCAGCACCACCGCCCAGATGCGCCGCGCCACCCGGCCGATCACCGAGTACTCGGGGTCGAGGCCGTTGGAGAAGAAGAAGGAGAGGTTGGGGGCGAAGTCGTCGATCTGCATGCCGCGCGAGAGGTAGTACTCGACGAAGGTGAAGCCGTTGGCGAGGGTGAAGGCGAGCTGGCTGATCGGGTTGGCGCCCGCCTCGGCGATGTGGTAGCCGCTGATCGAGACCGAATAGTAGTTGCGCACCTTCTGGTCGATGAAATACTGCTGGATGTCCCCCATCAGCTTGAGGGCGAACTCGGTGGAGAAGATGCAGGTGTTCTGCCCCTGGTCTTCCTTGAGGATATCGGCCTGGACCGTGCCGCGCACCGTCTGCAGGGTGCAGGCGCGGATCTCTGCCGCTTCGGCGGCGGAGGGCTCCCGCCCCTGCGCATCGCGGAAGCGGGCGAGCTGCTGGCGGATCGCGGTGTTGAAGAACATCGCCAGCAGGATCGGCGCCGGGCCGTTGACCGTCATCGAGACGCTGGTCATCGGATCGCAGAGGTCAAAGCCGGCGAAGAGCTTGTCCATGTCGTCCTGGGTGCAGATCGAAACCCCGCTCTCGCCGACCTTGCCGTAGATGTCGGGGCGCTCGTCCGGATCCTCGCCGTAGAGGGTGACGCTGTCGAAGGCGGTGGAGAGGCGCTTGGCCGGATCGTTCTCGGTCAGGTAGTGGAAGCGGCGGTTGGTCCGCTCCGGCGGGCCTTCGCCGGCAAACTGACGCTTCGGGTCCTCGGCGGTGCGCTTGAAGGGGAAGAGGCCGGCGGTGTAGGGGAAGCAGCCCGGGAGGTTTTCCTTCATCGTCCACTTGACGATCTCCCCCCAGTCCTCGTAGTCGGGGACGCAGACCCTGGGGATGCGGGTGCCGGAGAGGGTGGTGGTGAAGAGGGTGGTGCGAATCTCCTTGTCGCGCACCTTGGTAACCATCTCGTCGGCGCGGTAGGCCTGCTTCAATGCCGGCCAGCCGTCGAGGGTAGCTTGCACCGCCGGAGCGAGCTGCGGCTGGCGTTCGGCGATCGCCTGCTGCAGCGCGGCGGCCGCCGGGCCTTCACCAACCAGGTCACGGGCGCCGCTGAGCTGGAAGAGCTGGCGGGCGAGGCGCGACTGGTCCTCGACCTGCTGGTGATAGCGGCGCATGGTGCGCACGATCTCGCCGAGGTAGCCGGCCTGCTCCGGTGGGATGATGTGGTGGCGCTGGCCGGTCTCGGTGCCGCACTCCAGGGTCGAATGCCAGCCAAGCTTCTTTTCGGCGTTGAAGGCGTCGATCAGGGCACGGTAGAGGATGTTGGTGCCGGGGTCGTTGAATTTGCTGGCGATGGTGCCGTAGACCGGAATCGCCGCATCGGGGGCATCGAAGAGGTTGCGGTTGCGCCGGTACTGCTTGCGGATGTTGAGGAGGGCATCCTCGGCCCCTTTCTTCTCCATCTTGTTGAGGGCGACGAAGTCGGCGAAGTCGAGCATGTCGATCTTCTCGAGCTGGGTCGGGGCGCCGAACTCGCTGGTCATGACATAGAGGGAGAGGTCGCAGACCTCGACGATGCCGGCGTTCCCCTGGCCGATGCCGCTGGTCTCGACGATGATCAGGGAGAAGCCGGCAGCCTTGAGGATGTCGAGTGCCTCGTGGATCGCTGCCGAGAGTTCCGATTTCGACTTACGGGTCGCCAGCGAGCGCATGTAGACCCGTGGCGAGTCGATGGCGTTCATGCGGATGCGGTCGCCGAGGAGCGCACCGCCGGTACGCTGCCGGGTCGGGTCGACGGAGAGGATGGCGATGTCCTGGTCCGGAAAGTCGAGCAGAAAACGGCGCACCAGCTCGTCGGTGAGGGAGCTTTTGCCGGCGCCGCCGGTACCGGTGATGCCGAGGACCGGGA is a window encoding:
- the icmF gene encoding fused isobutyryl-CoA mutase/GTPase IcmF translates to MEVAAYRPNHPIRFITATSLYDGHDVSINIMRRLLQASGVEVVHLGHNRSVDEIVTAAIQEDAQGIAVSSYQGGHMEFFKYIIDLLRERRADHIRVYGGGGGVILPDEIEELHHYGVSRIFSPEDGRKLGLQGMINHQLAACDFSTPVQPEENLQGVLNKDYAAIARLITWAELALHDQTPEVVALFERIRGHARDVPVLGITGTGGAGKSSLTDELVRRFLLDFPDQDIAILSVDPTRQRTGGALLGDRIRMNAIDSPRVYMRSLATRKSKSELSAAIHEALDILKAAGFSLIIVETSGIGQGNAGIVEVCDLSLYVMTSEFGAPTQLEKIDMLDFADFVALNKMEKKGAEDALLNIRKQYRRNRNLFDAPDAAIPVYGTIASKFNDPGTNILYRALIDAFNAEKKLGWHSTLECGTETGQRHHIIPPEQAGYLGEIVRTMRRYHQQVEDQSRLARQLFQLSGARDLVGEGPAAAALQQAIAERQPQLAPAVQATLDGWPALKQAYRADEMVTKVRDKEIRTTLFTTTLSGTRIPRVCVPDYEDWGEIVKWTMKENLPGCFPYTAGLFPFKRTAEDPKRQFAGEGPPERTNRRFHYLTENDPAKRLSTAFDSVTLYGEDPDERPDIYGKVGESGVSICTQDDMDKLFAGFDLCDPMTSVSMTVNGPAPILLAMFFNTAIRQQLARFRDAQGREPSAAEAAEIRACTLQTVRGTVQADILKEDQGQNTCIFSTEFALKLMGDIQQYFIDQKVRNYYSVSISGYHIAEAGANPISQLAFTLANGFTFVEYYLSRGMQIDDFAPNLSFFFSNGLDPEYSVIGRVARRIWAVVLRDKYGANPRSQMLKYHIQTSGRSLHAQEMDFNDIRTTLQALLAIYDNCNSLHTNAYDEAITTPTEESVRRAMAIQMIISKEFGLAKNENPLQGTFIIEELTDLVEQAVLAEFDRINERGGVLGAMETQYQRTRIQEESLLYEHQKHTGELPIVGVNTYLNPRADAEGYRIPDTLARATTAEKDQRLADLRAFQQRHRQAAPAALKRLQQAAAQGENVFAALMETVEVASLGQISKALYAVGGQYRRNM